A DNA window from Kitasatospora atroaurantiaca contains the following coding sequences:
- a CDS encoding methyltransferase: MNRLTTSWGEFDLTRFPEDPRDQLRAWDAADEYLLRHLAGIDAEPTDLSGTVVVVGDRWGALVTALAAHRPVQITDSFLGQEAARANLARSGAAPDAVRLLSTRDTPPDRIDVLLIRVPKSLALLEDQLHRLAPRIHAGTVVVGTGMVTEIHTSTLKLFEQILGPTRTSLAAKKARLIFCSPDPTLARAASPWPVRYALPADVGAVSGLTVTNHAGIFCAERLDIGTRFFLRNLPKRHGPERVVDLGCGNGVVGTAAALANPEAEVLFVDESYQAVASAEATFRANAGAGAVAEFRVGDGLAGVPAGTVDLVLNNPPFHTHQATTDATAWRMFTGARNALRAGGELWVIGNRHLGYHVKLRRLFGNCEVVTSDPKFVILRTVKN, from the coding sequence ATGAACCGTTTGACGACGTCATGGGGCGAGTTCGACCTCACCCGCTTCCCCGAGGACCCCCGCGACCAGCTCCGCGCCTGGGACGCCGCCGACGAGTACCTGCTGCGGCACCTCGCGGGAATCGACGCAGAGCCGACGGACCTGTCCGGCACCGTGGTCGTGGTGGGCGACCGCTGGGGTGCGCTGGTCACCGCGCTCGCCGCCCACCGCCCCGTACAGATCACCGACTCGTTCCTCGGCCAGGAGGCGGCCCGGGCGAACCTGGCGCGCAGCGGGGCCGCCCCGGACGCCGTACGACTCCTGTCGACCCGGGACACGCCGCCCGACCGGATCGACGTGCTGCTGATCCGCGTACCCAAGAGCCTCGCGCTCCTGGAGGACCAGCTGCACCGCCTCGCACCCCGCATCCACGCCGGCACCGTCGTCGTCGGCACGGGCATGGTCACCGAGATCCACACCTCGACGCTGAAGCTCTTCGAGCAGATCCTCGGACCGACCCGGACGTCCCTGGCGGCGAAGAAGGCCCGGCTCATCTTCTGCTCGCCCGACCCGACGCTCGCCCGAGCCGCGAGTCCGTGGCCGGTCCGCTACGCTCTGCCCGCCGACGTCGGCGCTGTCTCGGGGCTGACCGTCACCAACCACGCGGGGATCTTCTGCGCCGAACGCCTGGACATCGGCACCAGGTTCTTCCTGCGCAACCTGCCCAAGCGCCACGGCCCCGAGCGCGTCGTGGACCTCGGCTGCGGGAACGGCGTGGTCGGGACGGCGGCAGCGCTGGCCAACCCGGAGGCCGAGGTGCTGTTCGTCGACGAGTCCTACCAGGCGGTGGCCTCGGCGGAAGCCACCTTCAGGGCCAACGCCGGTGCGGGAGCCGTCGCAGAGTTCCGGGTCGGCGACGGCCTCGCGGGCGTACCGGCCGGGACGGTGGACCTGGTGCTCAACAACCCGCCCTTCCACACCCACCAGGCGACGACCGACGCGACGGCCTGGCGCATGTTCACCGGTGCGCGCAACGCGCTGCGCGCCGGAGGCGAGCTCTGGGTCATCGGAAACCGCCACCTCGGCTACCACGTGAAGCTGCGCCGGCTCTTCGGGAACTGCGAGGTCGTCACCAGCGACCCGAAGTTCGTCATCCTGCGGACCGTCAAGAACTGA
- a CDS encoding alpha/beta fold hydrolase, with translation MRSAPVTPNGDVIRWVELPGTGPTQGPGQRPARVYVHGLGVSSPAYFTEAALHPLLAGRRSLLVDLLGFGLSDRPTDFDYTLESHADALAEALTAGGAEGAEVIGHSMGGSIAVVLAARHPHLVSELVLVDANLDPIPEPGPPGAGSSGIASFTEESFLAGDWEQVRAAVGAPWWSTMRLAGLEALHRSAVHLTRATVPTMRELLLDLKIPRTFLYPAADGTFPGTAGLLEAGVRMVPIPDCGHNIMLDNPDAFARAVSDALGRAEQEGR, from the coding sequence ATGCGTAGCGCACCGGTCACCCCGAACGGCGATGTCATCCGCTGGGTCGAACTCCCCGGCACCGGGCCCACCCAGGGCCCCGGCCAACGGCCCGCGCGGGTGTACGTGCACGGGCTCGGGGTGAGCTCGCCCGCGTACTTCACCGAGGCCGCCCTGCACCCCTTGCTCGCCGGGCGGAGGTCACTCCTGGTCGACCTGCTCGGCTTCGGTCTCAGTGACCGCCCCACAGACTTCGACTACACCCTCGAGTCGCACGCCGACGCGCTGGCCGAGGCGCTCACCGCCGGCGGTGCCGAGGGCGCCGAGGTGATCGGCCACAGCATGGGCGGCTCGATCGCCGTCGTGCTCGCCGCACGGCACCCGCACCTGGTGTCCGAGCTGGTCCTGGTGGACGCCAATCTCGACCCGATTCCGGAGCCCGGCCCGCCCGGGGCCGGGAGCAGCGGGATCGCGAGCTTCACCGAGGAGTCCTTCCTCGCCGGCGACTGGGAGCAGGTCCGCGCGGCGGTCGGCGCCCCATGGTGGTCGACCATGCGGCTGGCGGGCCTGGAGGCCCTGCACCGCAGCGCCGTCCACCTCACCCGGGCCACCGTGCCGACCATGCGCGAGCTGCTGCTCGACCTGAAGATCCCCCGCACCTTCCTGTACCCGGCGGCCGACGGCACGTTCCCGGGTACGGCGGGGCTCCTGGAGGCCGGGGTACGCATGGTGCCGATCCCGGACTGCGGTCACAACATCATGCTGGACAACCCGGACGCCTTCGCCCGGGCCGTCTCCGACGCGCTGGGCCGAGCGGAGCAGGAGGGTCGGTAA
- a CDS encoding GNAT family N-acetyltransferase, giving the protein METTLHGTAVTLRPATGEDVPVLAGIRAAPEVYARWRGGEDLTAEVADGLAEPGTSTLAIEYGGRVVGAIQWHAETEPDYRHAGIDIYLDPAVHGRGLGTDAVRTLARHLVTDHRFHRLVIDPAADNAAAIRCYAKVGFRPVGVMRDYERGPDGSWHDGLLMDLLADDLT; this is encoded by the coding sequence ATGGAGACGACGCTGCACGGCACGGCCGTCACCCTGCGACCGGCCACCGGTGAGGACGTCCCGGTGCTGGCCGGGATCCGAGCTGCGCCGGAGGTGTACGCGCGCTGGCGCGGAGGCGAGGATCTGACGGCCGAGGTGGCGGACGGCCTGGCCGAGCCCGGTACTTCGACGTTGGCGATCGAGTACGGCGGGCGGGTGGTCGGCGCCATCCAGTGGCATGCCGAGACCGAGCCGGACTACCGGCACGCGGGCATCGACATCTACCTGGATCCGGCCGTTCACGGCCGGGGTCTGGGCACCGACGCCGTCCGGACGCTCGCGCGTCATCTGGTCACCGACCATCGCTTCCACCGCCTGGTGATCGATCCGGCGGCCGACAACGCCGCCGCGATCCGGTGCTACGCCAAGGTCGGCTTCCGGCCGGTCGGCGTGATGCGCGACTACGAGCGCGGGCCCGACGGGTCCTGGCACGACGGCCTGTTGATGGACCTGCTGGCCGACGACCTGACCTGA
- a CDS encoding endonuclease/exonuclease/phosphatase family protein encodes MVVEQSDGPAAPRRPGRAVAAMAVLVSVLLAFHSAVPNMAAHLGSLLEAFLPWVGLAVPVLLIPALLRRSALALGALALPAATWLVLFGGQLLPAHRGAAHDLTVVQHNISDENPDPAGSARSLARTGADLLALEELIPAALPAYEAVLTPVYPYHAVVGTVGLWSKYPLVDSRPVDIKPKDLEADWNRGLRSTLRTPHGDTAVYVAHLPSVRIGVRGFSSGRRDESAVALGAALAAEPLERVILLGDFNSTLDDRGLAPVTSRMTPAESGFGFSWPAAFPLARIDHIMTRAATPTDTWTLPATGSDHLPIAASIKLSP; translated from the coding sequence GTGGTGGTGGAGCAGTCGGACGGTCCTGCGGCACCGCGACGACCGGGACGGGCCGTCGCGGCGATGGCCGTACTGGTCTCCGTGCTCCTGGCGTTCCACAGCGCCGTGCCCAATATGGCGGCCCATCTCGGCAGCCTGCTCGAGGCATTCCTGCCCTGGGTCGGCCTGGCCGTTCCCGTGCTGCTGATCCCGGCGCTGCTGCGCCGTTCGGCCCTGGCGCTGGGCGCCCTCGCGTTGCCCGCAGCCACCTGGCTGGTCCTCTTCGGCGGGCAGCTCCTGCCCGCCCATCGCGGAGCGGCACACGACCTGACGGTGGTTCAGCACAACATCAGCGACGAGAACCCCGACCCCGCCGGATCCGCCCGGTCCCTGGCCCGGACCGGCGCCGACCTCCTCGCACTCGAGGAGCTGATACCTGCTGCACTGCCCGCCTACGAGGCCGTCCTCACCCCCGTGTACCCCTATCACGCAGTCGTCGGCACCGTCGGCCTCTGGTCCAAGTACCCCCTGGTGGACTCCCGTCCGGTCGACATCAAGCCGAAGGATCTCGAGGCCGACTGGAATCGCGGGCTGCGCTCCACCCTGCGGACCCCGCACGGCGACACAGCGGTGTACGTGGCCCACCTCCCGTCGGTCCGGATCGGGGTTCGCGGCTTCAGCTCGGGCCGCCGGGATGAGAGTGCGGTCGCGTTGGGCGCAGCTCTGGCCGCCGAGCCGCTGGAGCGGGTCATCCTGCTGGGCGACTTCAACAGCACCCTCGACGATCGCGGCCTCGCCCCCGTCACCTCCCGGATGACGCCCGCGGAGTCGGGCTTTGGCTTCAGCTGGCCGGCCGCCTTCCCCCTGGCCCGGATCGACCACATCATGACCCGCGCGGCGACGCCCACCGACACCTGGACGCTCCCCGCGACCGGCAGTGACCACCTCCCGATCGCGGCGAGCATCAAACTCTCGCCCTGA
- a CDS encoding peptidase E: MTASEPTILATSGGHRVGDRTRVTFDALVHHAVDLSGVHGRRPRVMYVGTAIGDAEHFTARMAEAARVAGFDLTPLHLFPMPNLKDIEGAVLDQDVVWVMGGSVANLLAVWRVHGLDTILRSAWEAGVVLSGVSAGSICWFQGGPTDSFGPELRPLTNALGLLPYGNGVHYDSDKGRRPLVHRLVADGTLPVTHCTDDGVGLVYRGTELVEAVTETAGKGAYVVVREGDSAVEQRLEPRRLPVPRH; the protein is encoded by the coding sequence ATGACCGCGTCAGAGCCCACCATCCTTGCCACTTCAGGTGGTCACCGCGTCGGGGACCGTACCAGGGTGACCTTCGACGCTCTCGTGCATCACGCGGTCGACCTGTCAGGGGTCCACGGACGACGTCCTCGCGTGATGTACGTCGGCACGGCGATCGGCGACGCCGAGCACTTCACCGCACGCATGGCCGAGGCCGCTCGGGTCGCCGGGTTCGATCTGACGCCGCTTCACCTCTTCCCCATGCCGAACCTCAAGGACATCGAAGGCGCCGTCCTCGATCAGGACGTCGTCTGGGTCATGGGCGGCTCGGTGGCGAACCTGCTGGCCGTGTGGCGCGTTCACGGGCTGGACACGATCCTCCGAAGCGCCTGGGAGGCCGGTGTCGTGCTCAGCGGAGTCAGCGCGGGATCGATCTGCTGGTTCCAGGGCGGCCCCACGGACTCCTTCGGACCGGAACTGCGGCCGCTCACCAACGCACTCGGCCTGCTGCCCTACGGCAACGGTGTCCACTACGACAGTGACAAAGGGCGCCGCCCGCTGGTCCACCGGCTCGTCGCGGACGGGACCTTGCCCGTCACGCACTGCACCGATGACGGGGTGGGCCTGGTCTACCGCGGAACCGAGCTGGTCGAAGCCGTCACGGAGACGGCAGGAAAGGGCGCCTACGTCGTCGTACGGGAGGGCGACTCGGCCGTCGAGCAACGCCTTGAGCCCCGCCGGCTGCCTGTACCCCGCCACTAG
- a CDS encoding pentapeptide repeat-containing protein — protein sequence MTEIHENAELDRARDGLQGDCASCFGLCCVALPFSASADFAVNKPAGKACSSLQADFRCGIHTRLRQQGFPGCTVYDCFGAGQKVSQLTFGGQDWRQAPGTAQQMFDVFPIVRQLHELLWYLTEALTLLQARPIHGDIRLVLDETERLTRLDPETLRELDVAAHRQTVNALLLRTSELVRAGTRRKKQDRRGADLIGAKLKGADLRGANLRGAYLIAADLTGADLRFADLIGADLRDADLSGADLTDSIFLTQPQLNSAKGDAGTKVPRSLNRPTQWSR from the coding sequence GTGACCGAGATACACGAGAACGCGGAGCTCGACCGGGCCCGTGACGGCCTCCAGGGTGACTGCGCGAGCTGCTTCGGGCTCTGCTGCGTCGCACTGCCGTTCTCGGCCTCCGCGGACTTCGCGGTCAACAAGCCCGCCGGGAAGGCCTGCTCCAGTCTGCAGGCGGACTTCCGCTGTGGCATCCACACCCGCCTCAGGCAGCAGGGCTTTCCCGGCTGCACCGTCTACGACTGTTTCGGCGCCGGTCAGAAGGTCTCCCAGCTCACCTTCGGCGGGCAGGACTGGCGGCAGGCTCCCGGGACCGCGCAGCAGATGTTCGACGTGTTCCCGATCGTGCGGCAGCTCCACGAGCTGCTCTGGTACCTGACCGAGGCCCTGACCCTGCTGCAGGCCCGCCCGATCCACGGTGACATCCGCCTCGTACTCGACGAGACCGAACGTCTCACCCGCCTCGACCCCGAGACCCTCCGGGAACTGGACGTGGCGGCCCACCGGCAGACGGTCAACGCCCTGCTGCTCCGTACGAGCGAGCTCGTACGCGCCGGGACCCGTCGCAAGAAGCAGGACCGCCGAGGCGCCGACCTCATCGGGGCCAAGCTGAAGGGCGCCGACCTCAGAGGCGCCAACCTGCGAGGGGCGTACCTCATCGCCGCCGACCTCACGGGCGCCGACCTGAGGTTCGCCGACCTCATCGGAGCCGATCTCAGAGATGCCGACCTCTCGGGCGCCGACCTCACCGACAGCATCTTCCTCACCCAGCCCCAGCTCAACTCCGCGAAGGGCGACGCCGGAACGAAGGTGCCGCGCTCGCTGAACCGCCCGACGCAGTGGTCACGGTAG
- a CDS encoding PLP-dependent aminotransferase family protein, producing the protein MRDLLITVDHGSGDLTGQLTRALREAVRDGRLGAGVRLPATRTLATDLGVSRGVAVEAYAQLVAEGYLVSRHGSGTRVASGIAAPGSATPPAPPEPAIAYDLKPGTPDLAAFPRTAWLAATRRALAEAQHTHLGYGDPAGSPQLRAELASYLGRVRAAAVDPSEVMVVSGVSQSLALLTGVLAARGHRRLAVEDPSSPGALELLRAHGFEPVGVPVDDEGIVVAALAASGASVVLVSPAHQYPTGVVLSPARRAALVAWARDTGGVVLEDDYDAEFRYDREPVGCLQGLARDRVVHLGSLSKSLAPGLRLGWAVVPAWLTADFREAKRYADLGTGVLDQLAFAGLLADGAYDRHLRAVRARYRSRRDALVGALHRTLPTATVRGVAAGLHLYLDLPAGVPEAAVVSAAAARRLRVEPVAGMRLSPGGPALTLGYAGLPERRLVRAAELLAESVAASVGNQARGQVRSSASRSINRPSCQDPSGPRS; encoded by the coding sequence TTGCGCGATCTGCTGATCACCGTCGATCACGGCTCCGGCGACCTGACCGGGCAGCTCACCAGGGCGCTGCGGGAGGCCGTCCGCGACGGCCGCCTCGGCGCCGGGGTCCGGCTCCCGGCCACCCGTACGCTCGCAACCGACCTCGGCGTCTCGCGCGGGGTCGCGGTCGAGGCGTACGCCCAACTCGTGGCCGAGGGCTATCTGGTGAGCCGCCACGGCTCGGGCACCCGGGTCGCGTCCGGCATCGCCGCGCCGGGCTCGGCCACGCCACCGGCTCCGCCGGAGCCCGCGATCGCGTACGACCTCAAGCCGGGCACCCCGGACCTCGCGGCGTTCCCACGGACCGCCTGGCTGGCGGCCACCCGGCGCGCGCTCGCCGAGGCCCAGCACACCCACCTCGGCTACGGCGACCCCGCCGGTTCGCCGCAGCTGCGCGCCGAACTCGCCTCCTACCTCGGCCGGGTGCGGGCCGCGGCCGTCGATCCCTCGGAGGTGATGGTGGTCAGCGGCGTCTCGCAGAGCCTCGCCCTGCTCACCGGGGTCCTGGCAGCGCGGGGACACCGGCGGCTGGCGGTCGAGGACCCGTCCTCGCCCGGCGCCCTGGAACTGCTGCGGGCCCACGGGTTCGAGCCGGTGGGCGTCCCGGTGGACGACGAGGGCATCGTCGTGGCCGCCCTCGCCGCGAGCGGCGCGAGCGTCGTCCTGGTCAGCCCTGCTCACCAGTACCCGACGGGCGTGGTGCTCTCCCCGGCGCGCCGGGCCGCGCTGGTGGCATGGGCGCGCGACACGGGCGGCGTGGTGCTGGAGGACGACTACGACGCCGAGTTCCGGTACGACCGCGAGCCGGTCGGCTGCCTGCAGGGCCTCGCCCGCGACCGGGTGGTTCATCTCGGCTCGCTGAGCAAGTCGCTGGCCCCGGGGCTGCGCCTCGGCTGGGCCGTCGTACCCGCCTGGCTGACGGCGGACTTCCGCGAGGCCAAGCGGTACGCCGACCTCGGCACCGGGGTGCTCGACCAGCTGGCCTTCGCCGGGCTGCTGGCCGACGGCGCGTACGACCGGCACCTGCGGGCGGTGCGGGCCCGGTACCGCAGCCGCCGGGACGCGCTGGTCGGCGCGCTCCACCGGACGCTGCCCACGGCCACGGTGCGCGGTGTCGCCGCCGGGCTGCACCTCTACCTCGACCTCCCGGCGGGCGTCCCGGAGGCGGCCGTGGTCTCCGCCGCCGCTGCCCGCCGGCTGCGGGTCGAGCCGGTGGCCGGCATGCGGCTCAGCCCGGGCGGCCCCGCGCTGACCCTCGGTTACGCGGGTCTGCCGGAGCGGCGGCTGGTACGGGCTGCGGAACTGCTCGCCGAGTCGGTGGCGGCCTCGGTCGGGAATCAGGCCCGGGGTCAGGTCAGGTCGTCGGCCAGCAGGTCCATCAACAGGCCGTCGTGCCAGGACCCGTCGGGCCCGCGCTCGTAG
- a CDS encoding VOC family protein has protein sequence MDWKLEVVVVPVADVDRAKLFYGEQVGFVVDHDTRIGDEIRVVQLTPRGSACSIVLGTGVAEGVPGSVKGLQLVVSDIDAARAELVERGVDVSKVQHFDNGVQVEGRGGDWNSFLFFSDPDGNSWTVQECPAGS, from the coding sequence GTGGACTGGAAGCTCGAAGTGGTGGTGGTTCCCGTGGCGGACGTGGACCGGGCGAAGCTCTTCTACGGCGAGCAGGTCGGGTTCGTGGTCGACCACGACACCCGGATCGGCGACGAGATCCGCGTCGTGCAGCTGACACCACGAGGGTCTGCCTGCTCGATCGTGCTCGGCACCGGGGTCGCCGAAGGTGTGCCGGGCTCGGTGAAGGGCCTGCAGCTGGTGGTGTCCGACATCGACGCGGCACGGGCCGAACTGGTCGAACGGGGCGTGGACGTCAGCAAGGTCCAGCACTTCGACAACGGCGTGCAGGTCGAGGGCCGGGGTGGGGACTGGAACTCGTTCCTCTTCTTCAGCGACCCCGACGGCAACAGCTGGACCGTTCAGGAGTGCCCGGCCGGCAGCTGA
- a CDS encoding chloramphenicol phosphotransferase CPT family protein, protein MPGLAAFQVERVHAHGVYDVEVDTGTTSAEDRALLVKEYLGRRTAPAAFDRLRQQASADPAGRGTP, encoded by the coding sequence ATGCCCGGCCTGGCGGCGTTCCAGGTCGAGCGGGTGCACGCCCACGGCGTCTACGACGTCGAGGTCGACACCGGCACCACTAGCGCCGAGGACCGCGCGCTGCTCGTCAAGGAGTACCTGGGCCGGCGGACGGCACCGGCCGCCTTCGATCGGCTGCGGCAGCAGGCCTCCGCCGACCCGGCAGGCCGCGGGACGCCGTGA
- a CDS encoding GNAT family N-acetyltransferase gives MAEWAGGPQVRIEPWADHALDLLRRLNAPEMTEHLGGPETEEQILARHQRYLAIAGSGTGRMFRVVLLPEREEVGSVGYWERVWRGETVYETGWGVLPQFQGRGIAAAAVAAAVRCAAAEGKHRYLHAFPSLDNPPSNAICRKAGFSFLSECDFEYPPGTSMRCNDWRLDLTAVI, from the coding sequence GTGGCTGAGTGGGCCGGCGGGCCGCAGGTACGGATCGAGCCCTGGGCGGACCACGCCCTCGATCTGCTGCGGCGCCTCAACGCACCGGAGATGACGGAACACCTCGGAGGTCCGGAGACCGAGGAGCAGATCCTCGCCCGCCACCAGCGGTACCTCGCGATCGCCGGCTCGGGGACGGGCCGGATGTTCCGCGTCGTCCTGCTGCCGGAGCGCGAGGAGGTCGGCAGCGTCGGGTACTGGGAGCGGGTCTGGCGGGGCGAGACCGTGTACGAGACCGGCTGGGGAGTCCTTCCGCAGTTCCAGGGGCGGGGCATCGCGGCCGCGGCCGTCGCGGCGGCCGTCCGCTGCGCCGCGGCGGAGGGCAAGCACCGGTACCTGCACGCGTTCCCGTCCCTCGACAACCCCCCGTCGAACGCGATCTGCCGCAAGGCCGGCTTCTCCTTCCTCTCCGAGTGCGACTTCGAGTACCCGCCGGGCACCTCCATGCGCTGCAACGACTGGCGCCTGGACCTCACGGCGGTCATCTGA
- a CDS encoding MFS transporter — protein sequence MWSALGLLFAAVPLIAWAMVARTRQAGPVVGVALLACAGLLVAVQHGWVSASRADAHAVYVPVTGLLIGFGVLLERHQEGPGQGRWVHRRSGAVGLLVAQLALTLCGCALYVLMLAEPSEPPSARDVPKLPPGLTVVSQNSGCGTSNCYRTLVIGSTTGLSPDGIVHALGRPHETCRPNGWLLDRRDLCIGVTASDERVVLYVALNGLFD from the coding sequence ATGTGGAGCGCGCTGGGCCTGCTCTTCGCAGCCGTTCCGCTGATCGCCTGGGCGATGGTGGCGCGGACCCGGCAGGCCGGTCCCGTGGTCGGCGTGGCGCTGTTGGCCTGCGCGGGTCTGCTGGTCGCGGTGCAGCACGGCTGGGTGTCCGCGAGCCGGGCCGACGCCCATGCCGTCTACGTGCCGGTGACGGGGCTGCTGATCGGCTTCGGGGTCCTCCTCGAACGACACCAGGAAGGCCCAGGCCAGGGCCGGTGGGTCCACCGGAGGAGCGGCGCCGTCGGCCTGCTGGTGGCCCAGCTGGCCCTGACCCTCTGCGGCTGCGCACTGTACGTGCTCATGCTCGCGGAGCCGTCCGAACCGCCGTCCGCCCGTGACGTCCCCAAGCTGCCGCCCGGCCTCACGGTGGTCTCGCAGAACAGCGGCTGCGGGACCAGCAACTGCTACCGCACGCTGGTGATCGGCAGTACGACCGGGCTCTCCCCCGACGGGATCGTTCACGCCCTCGGCCGTCCGCACGAGACCTGCCGCCCCAACGGATGGCTGCTGGATCGGCGCGACCTGTGCATAGGGGTCACGGCCTCGGACGAGCGGGTCGTGCTCTACGTCGCCCTTAACGGACTGTTCGACTGA
- a CDS encoding arylamine N-acetyltransferase family protein: MCRHVECHGGRPVSAAPRCARSRGAVGGGAARAARAHVERIPYETLEILLARPTTVSPQESIDRILRGRGGYCFHLNGAFATLLDALGYQVRWHVGGVQVDAATPAGANGNHLALTVDCEGEAWFVDVGLGEGLHEPLPLREGTYRQGPFTFGLVPSTAEPGGWRLDNDPQGGFPGMDFRPEPAGPADFTEQHDWLSTSPDSQFARFPCAFRRDADSIDALRGCVLVRTDGTGRYKRELTNSAEWFAVLRDTFGLALPDVGPAEREALWRRTAAAHLAWKEELPQHA; the protein is encoded by the coding sequence GTGTGCAGGCATGTTGAATGCCACGGTGGTCGACCGGTATCTGCGGCGCCTCGGTGTGCCCGATCCCGGGGAGCCGTCGGTGGCGGCGCTGCGCGCGCTGCACGGGCCCACGTCGAGCGCATACCGTACGAGACCCTGGAGATCCTCCTGGCGCGGCCGACCACGGTCTCCCCGCAGGAGTCGATCGACCGCATCCTGCGGGGGCGCGGCGGCTACTGCTTCCACCTCAACGGCGCCTTCGCGACGCTGCTCGACGCACTCGGCTACCAAGTCCGTTGGCACGTCGGCGGGGTGCAGGTGGACGCCGCGACGCCTGCCGGGGCCAACGGCAACCACCTGGCGCTGACGGTGGACTGCGAGGGCGAGGCCTGGTTCGTCGACGTCGGGCTCGGTGAGGGCCTGCACGAGCCGCTGCCGCTGCGCGAAGGGACGTACCGGCAGGGGCCGTTCACCTTCGGGCTCGTGCCGTCGACGGCCGAACCGGGCGGATGGCGGCTCGACAACGACCCTCAGGGCGGCTTCCCCGGGATGGACTTCCGGCCCGAGCCCGCCGGGCCCGCCGACTTCACCGAGCAGCACGACTGGCTCTCGACCTCCCCGGACTCGCAGTTCGCCCGCTTCCCCTGCGCGTTCCGGCGGGACGCCGACAGCATCGACGCCCTGCGCGGCTGCGTGCTGGTCCGGACGGACGGCACCGGCCGGTACAAGCGCGAACTCACCAACTCGGCGGAGTGGTTCGCGGTTCTGCGCGACACCTTCGGGCTGGCCCTGCCGGATGTCGGCCCGGCCGAGCGGGAAGCCCTCTGGCGGCGGACCGCCGCCGCCCACCTGGCATGGAAGGAAGAGCTGCCGCAGCATGCGTAG
- a CDS encoding DMT family transporter yields the protein MPISDTASGSLRAATAMTLLGCSTGATAALTDYPLLGGQAARYLLAALILVPIALRAGRLTPRLSASELGRLVVLAGTGLFAFNVLLVQALRDTDPAAVGSVVGCTPLLLTVLGPLLERRRPRLRLVAAAGVVVAGAAVTQGFSSGGPAGFAYALGTLACEAAFSLVALPLLPRLGPVRVSAYVTVLAVPMFALAGLAVDGSALLRRPSGAELGALLYLGTVLTVIAFLLWYAALGRLGAERAGLFAGLIPVTAALSGAAVGAGALHPGELLGTLLVGLGVCLGVAPGVTASRGLPGRRRPAAAADRRRPVPSAGPGTP from the coding sequence ATGCCGATCTCCGACACCGCCTCGGGCAGTCTGCGCGCCGCGACCGCCATGACCCTGCTGGGCTGCTCGACCGGGGCCACCGCCGCTCTCACCGACTATCCACTGCTCGGCGGCCAGGCCGCCCGGTACCTGCTCGCCGCCCTGATCCTGGTGCCCATCGCCCTGCGGGCCGGGCGGCTCACCCCTCGGTTGAGCGCCTCGGAGCTGGGCCGGCTGGTGGTGCTGGCCGGGACGGGGCTGTTCGCGTTCAACGTGCTGCTGGTCCAGGCCCTGCGCGACACCGATCCGGCGGCGGTGGGCAGCGTGGTGGGCTGCACCCCGCTGCTGCTCACCGTGCTCGGGCCGCTGTTGGAGCGGCGCCGCCCTCGGCTGCGCCTGGTCGCGGCGGCCGGCGTGGTGGTCGCCGGGGCGGCCGTCACCCAGGGCTTCAGCTCGGGCGGTCCGGCCGGGTTCGCGTACGCGCTGGGGACGCTCGCCTGCGAGGCGGCGTTCTCACTGGTCGCCCTGCCGCTCCTCCCCCGGCTCGGTCCGGTCCGGGTCTCGGCGTACGTCACGGTGCTCGCGGTCCCGATGTTCGCGCTCGCGGGGCTGGCCGTGGACGGCTCCGCCCTCCTGCGCCGGCCGAGCGGCGCGGAGCTGGGCGCGCTCCTCTACCTCGGGACTGTCCTGACCGTCATCGCGTTCCTGCTCTGGTACGCGGCATTGGGCCGGCTCGGTGCCGAACGCGCGGGACTGTTCGCGGGGTTGATCCCGGTGACCGCCGCCCTGTCCGGAGCCGCGGTCGGCGCCGGGGCGCTCCACCCGGGCGAGCTGCTCGGCACCCTGCTGGTCGGTCTCGGCGTGTGCCTCGGGGTCGCCCCCGGGGTCACGGCGTCCCGCGGCCTGCCGGGTCGGCGGAGGCCTGCTGCCGCAGCCGATCGAAGGCGGCCGGTGCCGTCCGCCGGCCCAGGTACTCCTTGA